Proteins from one Podospora pseudocomata strain CBS 415.72m chromosome 4, whole genome shotgun sequence genomic window:
- a CDS encoding hypothetical protein (COG:S; EggNog:ENOG503PEV2), producing the protein MEASHPGWNTSFHAQLVGMGITTSPKASVLTDEPESYGCLTDRVSLTWSREIAQGIDYLRRVSGMAKSGPGPGNCGRVSCNWNAAIWFCNDNKYEKEVEWNSIADGAEWVLDRCTVKQQWVAGVSTYTDGWNVRVRSDVC; encoded by the exons ATGGAAGCCTCCCACCCTGGCTGGAACACCAGCTTTCACGCACAGCTCGTTGGCATGGGTATCACCACATCGCCCAAGGCCTCCGTCTTGACCGACGAGCCGGAGAGCTACGGATGCCTAACCGATAGAGTTTCCTTGACCTGGTCAAGGGAGATTGCCCAAGGCATTGATTACCTCCGACGGGTGTCGGGGATGGCAAAGAGCGGGCCCGGACCGGGCAACTGCGGGAGGGTGAGCTGCAATTGGAATGCGGCTATTTGGTTTTGCAACGAT AACAAGTACGAGAAAGAGGTTGAGTGGAACTCGATTGCAGATGGAGCGGAGTGGGTGCTGGATAGATGCACGGTAAAGCAGCAGTGGGTGGCTGGTGTGTCGACGTATACGGATGGATGGAACGTACGGGTTAGATCCGACGTGTGTTAA
- a CDS encoding hypothetical protein (CAZy:GH3; EggNog:ENOG503NV3U; COG:G) encodes MKCLKNIGRYTSFWGPNPRSAGGGSAAGKTPKWKLSTKKAAISVLSAIQTLANPHTSRNHQKSILIEQGHRDEFVPYKAPSELPFYGRSPPVYPAPTANGTTPLWSHPHHLASLLVSNLTLQEKLNLTIGHAGPCVGNTAPIPRLSIPSLCIADGPASLRGQEYVSAFPAGIHLAATFDTDLMSLYGRALGREFHNRGVNIALGPVAGPIGRIIKGGRSWEGGGPDPYLAGKLFGKVTRAMQEQGVVAVGKHWVGNEQETRRRLDWDTGRHAVSAEVDDRTLHEVYVWPFMEGLKEGMGGVMCSYQRVNHSYGCQNSKLINGVLKQELGFEGFVVSDWDGQVSGVGSANAGLDLVMPGKGFWGSSLEEAVRNGSVGEERVDDMARRVLAGWYLLGQDRGYPERAIWGNLERHGAVDVMEDHGELIREIGAAGTVVVKNEKGTLPLGKKRRFVCVFGYDAQVKASPWTNRDRYGGGYEENNGWETFNGTLITGGGSGSTTPPYVVSPFEAIQHRVRKEGGILRWDFWSGNPTPYFNADACTVFINSYASETFDRKNLTDKFSDDLVLNVASWCSNTIVIVHSTSIRLVEAFITHPNVTAVVMAGLPGQESGNSLVDILWGDVNPSGRLPYTIAKSEQDYGAVLDPAGAEDEDFPEDDFSREGVLLDYRAFDRDGITPRFEFGFGLSYTSFSYSSLHTTAKPRVDTNMGEWPEKNKEIVQGGHPDLWDVVAVVTCHITNTGDLHGAEVAQLYLGVPNSEKDGKTPVRQLRGFKKVGPLAPGETKKVIFELTRRDLSVWDVVKQQWRMRRGEYKVQIGASSRDLRLETAIILE; translated from the exons ATGAAGTGTCTCAAGAACATTGGCCGCTATACCAGCTTCTGGGGCCCAAACCCACGATCTGCAGGCGGAGGAAGTGCAGCTGGCAAGACCCCAAAGTGGAAGCTCAGCACCAAGAAAGCCGCCATCTCGGTGCTGTCAGCCATTCaaaccctcgccaacccgCACACATCTCGAAATCATCAAAAGTCTATCCTCATCGAGCAAGGGCACAGGGATGAGTTTGTACCATACAAGGCCCCTTCAGAACTGCCATTCTATGGCCGCAGTCCACCGGTTTATCCTGCCC CAACCGCCAacggcaccacccccctctggtcccacccccaccacctcgcctccctcctcgtctccaacctcaccctccaagaaaaactcaacctcaccatcggCCATGCGGGCCCTTGCGTGGGTAACACCGCCCCAATCCCCAGACtatccatcccctccctctgcATAGCCGATGGCCCTGCCTCTCTCCGCGGCCAGGAATATGTCTCCGCCTTTCCCGCGGGTATCCATCTCGCCGCAACCTTTGACACAGATCTCATGTCCCTTTATGGCCGCGCCTTAGGTAGGGAGTTTCACAACCGCGGTGTGAACATTGCTCTTGGTCCCGTCGCCGGGCCCATAGGCAGGATAATCAAAGGGGGCAGGagctgggaaggggggggacCAGACCCCTATCTGGCGGGAAAGTTATTTGGGAAGGTGACAAGAGCTATGCAAGAGCAGGGTGTGGTAGCGGTGGGGAAACACTGGGTGGGAAATGAGcaggagacgaggaggaggttggattGGGATACTGGACGGCATGCTGTTAGtgccgaggttgatgataGGACGTTGCATGAGGTGTATGTTTGGCCTTttatggaggggttgaaggaggggatggggggggtgatgtgtAGTTACCAGCGGGTTAACCACTCGTATGGGTGTCAGAATTCCAAGTTGATCAATGGGGTGTTGAAGCAAGagttggggtttgaggggtttGTGGTTAGTGATTGGGATGGGCAGGTCAGTGGGGTGGGGAGTGCGAATGCGGGGTTGGATTTGGTGATGCCGGGGaaggggttttgggggagcagtttggaggaggcggtgaggAATGGGAGTGTgggtgaggagagggtggatgatatggcgaggagggtgttggcgggGTGGTATCTGCTGGGCCAGGATAGGGGATATCCGGAGAGGGCGATATGGGGGAATTTGGAGAGGCATGGCGCGGTGGATGTGATGGAGGATCATGGGGAGTTGATTAGGGAGATTGGGGCggcggggacggtggtggtgaagaatgAGAAGGGGACGTTGCCGTTGGGGAAGAAGCGGAGGTTTGTTTGCGTTTTCGGGTATGATGCTCAGGTGAAGGCCAGTCCGTGGACGAACAGGGATCGGTATGGGGGTGGGTATGAGGAGAATAATGGGTGGGAGACGTTTAATGGGACCTTGATTACTGGGGGTGGATCGGGGAGTACCACACCGCCGTATGTGGTCAGCCCGTTTGAGGCGATTCAGCATCGAGTACGCAAAGAAGGGGGCATTCTTCGCTGGGACTTTTGGTCTGGCAACCCCACGCCATACTTCAACGCAGACGCCTGTACAGTCTTCATCAACTCTTACGCATCCGAGACATTCGACAGAAAGAACCTGACCGACAAATTCAGCGACGACCTCGTGCTCAACGTAGCCAGCTGGTGCAGCAAcaccatcgtcatcgtccacTCCACCAGCATCCGCTTAGTCGAAGCATtcatcacccaccccaacGTAACAGCCGTCGTCATGGCCGGCCTACCAGGCCAAGAATCCGGCAACAGTCTGGTTGACATTCTCTGGGGCGACGTCAACCCATCCGGCCGCCTGCCATACACCATTGCCAAATCAGAGCAAGACTACGGCGCTGTCCTCGATCCAGCAGGAGCAGAAGATGAAGACTTTCCCGAAGATGACTTTTCCAGAGAGGGTGTCTTGCTCGATTACCGAGCCTTTGACAGAGATGGCATCACACCCAGATTCGAATTCGGGTTTGGATTGAGCTACACCTCATTCTCGTATTCATCCTTGCATACCACTGCCAAACCCCGTGTCGATACCAACATGGGGGAGTGGCCCGAGAAAAACAAGGAAATCGTTCAAGGCGGACATCCAGACTTGTGGGATGTAGTGGCGGTAGTGACATGTCACATCACCAATACTGGCGATCTGCACGGAGCAGAGGTTGCGCAGCTTTATCTCGGTGTGCCGAATTCTGAAAAGGACGGGAAGACACCGGTTAGACAGCTGAGAGGGTTCAAGAAGGTTGGACCTCTTGCGCCGGGGGAGACAAAAAAGGTGATCTTTGAGTTGACAAGAAGGGACTTGAGTGTGTGGGATGTCGTCAAGCAGcagtggaggatgaggaggggagagtaCAAGGTTCAGATCGGGGCGAGCAGTCGGGATTTGAGGTTGGAGACGGCTATCATTCTGGAATAG
- a CDS encoding hypothetical protein (EggNog:ENOG503NUDR): MNRFRTKKKQKEVEAPTTRSSEDSEQSSLPFRGFRNRKKVQQEETKPEFDLATALPSTDDFRTSLLMSNLSARFSMLREQDDPNTKIGKASDDSVLYPNRQSRMADFGFAGGAGLADIAEVESIRAATFLRKDSFASDDTDVKGGVMNRSKPLEGNNLFGGRQKVYKIPAGSKAAAGGLGGRALYDDDVPMSAFQKWRQAERERSMERGEAQSDQPEEDVEPTRSASPPPSAYDQKRETSSTMSSASNLARNSTAATSITSQTANSIKDPSSAATSSTTANTGPVTRARRLYEQGLNQDLQEQQSSALSRLDTMTRQRPFGTRNDAGAAPSPSTAFALDRSVSERRAMLAKASAPNLRTPSSATTASPVSSASSVRKPSPQPEAKTNFGAAPPLSPPISETGEQPFLPIQPNDVGKATALGMFQKPSQPYDESTYAQRQIQLQQGRETPTPKISLDASSNLSPPSQASQGMPPTPVPDSELPTPPIISNLNLSLSTPDLNLQRPADEDHPALRQSAMPTPLSVTRRVSSPPPTIQTSSEESEEPVPIDSPTLGPAPGLAGLSGMVRQHLRSESTNSSIYDGGPQTSGVDSRFNTTLFSPSIVNDLASRSNPWMNGDQEWAVSYYGGNPDKEPAPETANPDVTPEAKADITEEEVDEFATQLADARRRVREKLTSYVESDSSRAGSPVPQEAAPPPSSTSLSLGILKSKSSKGSIVERSRNTSAAPSKVTKLLGIGAATMSTSPLPTKQSFDDKDVSTLATMREESRQQEVESQDTRHSSESATSGEPATKPEDEDSSRTPPGLRAFQKARRELQKRKELETLARRQATQTSAAADGQTPLQPPPRADRSMNQRSPPSGDRRPPPVTYRPRAPSDESNYSNSPSGRDRSGSERSEGGGRSHSRPPRLMTNGNIMSHDQLAPCSARTPMMRSPGLPGTDIKGSPIMPPHPYPGRGVPSPAASPMLNQSRSVGNLALHTNRLGIDVHPGQPSPISPMGLPSPSPYGAGASPSPVGTPTSFGPRIGRQPSVSQSPALGPVNAKRIVDKREISEPTLMSATTRVPTVNLPHQRAMGPDGNDRGRPYPESRSRSSSRGGAPPPLPPINPRRRRDDSSAGRMTEDSGMAAPRLPFASQANHSASSLDHASEDEMGRRRLRKARPSDGPTPPSPRTSGGTRDKSPPFLAKGPLPRMNPGMGPGGMI; the protein is encoded by the coding sequence ATGAACCGGTTCAGgacaaagaagaagcagaaggaggtggaggcgccGACGACTCGGTCGAGTGAGGACTCGGAGCAGTCGTCTCTTCCCTTCAGAGGGTTTCGCAATCGCAAAAAGGTTcagcaggaggagaccaAGCCAGAGTTCGATCTCGCCACTGCTCTTCCTTCCACCGATGATTTCCGGACAAGTCTGTTGATGTCTAACCTCTCCGCCCGGTTCTCCATGTTGAGGGAACAAGATGATCCAAACACCAAGATTGGGAAGGCCAGCGATGACAGCGTATTATACCCAAATCGACAGTCCCGTATGGCCGACTTTGGGttcgctggtggtgctggtttgGCTGATATCGCTGAGGTGGAGTCGATCAGGGCTGCTACTTTTTTGCGAAAAGACTCTTTTGCGTCGGATGACACTGACGTGAAAGGGGGTGTTATGAACCGTTCAAAGCCGCTAGAGGGCAACAACTTGTTTGGCGGGCGACAAAAAGTTTACAAAATTCCGGCTGGGTCAAAGGCTGCTGCAGGAGGCCTGGGAGGACGGGCTTTgtacgacgacgacgttcCAATGTCGGCTTTTCAGAAATGGAGACAAGCTGAACGGGAGAGGTCTatggagagaggagaggctCAGTCAGATCAGCCCGAAGAAGATGTTGAGCCAACGCGGTcggcatctcctccacccagtGCGTACGACCAAAAAAGGGAGACATCCTCAACCATGTCATCAGCTTCCAACTTGGCTCGCAACTCCACAGCGGCCACTTCGATTACCTCTCAGACTGCCAATAGCATCAAGGATCCGTCCTCAGCGGCAACTTCCTCGACTACCGCGAATACTGGGCCCGTCACGAGAGCGAGACGGCTGTATGAGCAGGGTCTTAATCAGGATCTACAAGAGCAGCAATCCTCTGCCTTGTCTCGTCTCGACACAATGACCCGCCAAAGACCCTTTGGCACCCGCAATGACGCAGGCGCGGcaccttccccctcaactGCCTTTGCTCTCGACAGATCAGTGAGCGAGAGACGGGCAATGTTGGCGAAGGCTAGCGCCCCAAATCTGAGGACACCCAGCTCTGCCACCACTGCGTCTCCTGTGAGCTCAGCGAGCTCAGTTCGGAAGCCTTCGCCTCAGCCTGAAGCAAAGACAAACTTCGGCGCCGCACCCCCTCTCAGTCCACCCATCAGCGAGACCGGCGAACAGCCCTTCCTGCCAATTCAGCCAAACGATGTTGGCAAGGCGACGGCCCTTGGCATGTTCCAGAAGCCATCGCAACCGTATGATGAATCCACGTACGCCCAGCGCCAGATTCAGCTGCAACAGGGCAGGGAGACCCCTACCCCAAAAATCAGCCTCGAtgccagcagcaacctttCGCCGCCGTCACAAGCCTCACAGGGGATGCCGCCAACCCCGGTTCCCGACTCCGAGCTTCCAACCCCACCGATCATCTCCAACCTAAACCTGTCTCTCTCCACGCccgacctcaacctccaacgcCCGGCTGACGAGGACCACCCAGCTCTCAGGCAATCAGCAATGCCTACCCCCCTCTCCGTCACCCGAAGGGTTTCTAGCCCGCCTCCGACCATCCAGACATCGTCTGAAGAGTCTGAAGAGCCAGTGCCGATCGATTCGCCAACCCTGGGCCCAGCTCCCGGCTTGGCTGGCTTGAGCGGCATGGTTCGCCAACACCTGCGTAGTGAAAGCACAAACTCGTCGATCTACGACGGCGGACCTCAGACATCAGGCGTTGACTCCCGCTTCAACACGACACTGTTCAGCCCATCTATTGTTAACGACCTTGCGTCCCGCTCAAACCCTTGGATGAATGGTGATCAAGAGTGGGCTGTTTCGTACTACGGCGGTAACCCTGACAAGGAGCCAGCCCCAGAGACAGCTAACCCAGATGTAACCCCCGAAGCCAAGGCCGATATcaccgaagaagaagtcgaTGAGTTTGCCACCCAGCTCGCCGATGCCCGCCGTCGTGTCAGGGAGAAGTTGACGTCGTATGTCGAGTCCGATAGCAGCAGAGCCGGTTCCCCTGTGCCCCAAGAGGCGGcgcctcccccatcatcaacatcattgAGTCTTGGTATCCTCAAGTCGAAGTCGAGCAAGGGTTCCATTGTGGAGCGATCGCGAAACACTAGCGCTGCGCCATCGAAAGTCACCAAGCTGCTGGGAATTGGTGCTGCAACCATGAGCACGTCTCCGTTGCCAACCAAGCAATCCTTCGATGACAAGGATGTCTCGACACTTGCCACTATGAGAGAGGAGTCCAGACAGCAAGAGGTCGAGTCGCAGGACACCCGCCATTCTTCGGAATCAGCGACTAGCGGTGAACCAGCGACCAAGCCAGAGGATGAAGACAGTTCCCGTACTCCTCCTGGTCTGAGAGCGTTCCAGAAAGCCAGACGGGAACTTCAGAAAcgcaaggagctggagacgCTGGCGCGCCGTCAAGCCACGCAAACATCAGCCGCTGCCGATGGCCAAACACCCCTTCAGCCACCCCCTAGAGCTGACCGTAGCATGAACCAACGCTCGCCGCCGAGCGGCGATAGGAGACCGCCTCCCGTAACATACCGGCCACGTGCTCCCAGTGACGAAAGCAACTACAGCAACTCCCCGAGTGGACGCGATCGCAGTGGCTCAGAGAGAtcggagggtggtggtcgttCGCAtagccgccctcctcgcctgaTGACCAACGGCAACATTATGTCTCACGACCAGTTGGCTCCCTGTAGTGCTCGCACACCAATGATGCGCTCTCCTGGTCTGCCAGGGACTGACATCAAGGGGTCTCCCATCatgcctcctcatccctaTCCCGGCCGCGGGGTTCCGTCGCCGGCCGCCTCTCCCATGCTCAACCAGTCGAGATCAGTCGGAAATCTGGCTCTACACACGAATCGCCTCGGTATTGACGTCCACCCCGGGCAACCCTCACCCATTTCTCCCATgggcctcccctccccgtcgcCCTATGGTGCTGGAGCATCGCCCTCGCCGGTTGGAACACCCACTTCGTTCGGTCCCCGGATAGGTCGACAACCATCAGTCTCTCAATCGCCAGCCTTGGGACCGGTGAATGCGAAGCGAATTGTCGACAAGCGAGAAATTTCCGAACCCACGCTCATGTCAGCCACCACTCGCGTCCCAACCGTTaacctcccccaccagcgTGCTATGGGCCCGGATGGAAACGATAGAGGACGCCCGTATCCGGAGTCGAGGTCACGTTCGAGCAGTCGCGGGGGtgcgccgccgcctctgCCTCCGATCAATCCACGACGCAGACGAGATGATTCGAGTGCTGGGCGCATGACGGAAGATTCCGGCATGGCTGCCCCGAGGTTGCCTTTCGCCAGCCAAGCGAACCACAGTGCTTCCAGTCTTGACCATGCCAGCGAAGACGAGATGGGCCGCCGCAGACTGCGCAAGGCTAGGCCCTCCGATGGACCTACTCCCCCAAGCCCCAGGACCTCTGGCGGAACTCGGGACAAGAGCCCACCATTTCTTGCCAAGGGCCCTCTGCCGAGAATGAACCCAGGCATGGGCCCCGGTGGCATGATTTAA
- a CDS encoding hypothetical protein (EggNog:ENOG503P5E7; COG:S): protein MAFIRPFEPKDTEDCKATLPPSLASSPACVAMAPYLWTLQFTHLFPEHCFVLDDGSGRAVGYVIGTPDVFALEEMYPRYVEEVLGSEQGRRDVPPPKQMERLEEWWVGGVEGGKRVNERCLAQTAYSVRWLVLEGVEGKRELVEGWRGMLHIDLLEGWQRRGFGREMIRRFVEGVEGVKGREKGYDYGRGIQLGVAGENRGVVRFYKGVGFRVYPGGEKEGNVWMVRDL from the exons ATGGCATTCATCCGCCCTTTTGAACCAAAGGACACGGAGGACTGCAA AGctaccctccccccttcgCTCGCCTCGTCCCCGGCCTGTGTGGCTATGGCGCCCTACCTCTGGACGTTGCAGTTCACGCACCTCTTTCCTGAGCACTGTTTTGtgcttgatgatgggagtgGCAGGGCGGTGGGGTATGTCATAGGGACGCCTGACGTTTTTGCGCTGGAGGAAATGTATCCGAGGtatgtggaggaggtgttggggagtgagcaggggaggagggatgtaCCGCCTCCGAAgcagatggagaggttggaggagtggtgggttgggggggttgaggggggaaagagggtGAATGAGAGGTGTTTGGCCCAGACGGCTTATAGTGTTAGGTGGTTGGTgcttgagggggtggaggggaagagggagcttgtggaggggtggagggggatgttgcatattgatttgttggaggggtggcagaggagggggtttgggagggagatgattaGACGgtttgttgagggggtggagggggtgaaagggagggagaaggggtatGATTATGGGAGGGGGATTCAGTTGGGGGTTGCGGGGGAGAATAGAGGGGTTGTGAGGTTTTAtaagggggttgggtttAGGGTTTATcctgggggggagaaggaggggaatgtttggatggtgagggaTTTGTGA
- a CDS encoding hypothetical protein (EggNog:ENOG503Q0C4) produces the protein MAGGSRRGTRLRLFTPTPTPAVPILSLFSSLLSLILLVSTICNPSRDQIISSSTYVLSPNPPFGFLTIKKIPIITMSDNGKNPAVTGPKGSLPDGGLINSLEEMLTYQKAKLASMAGSPKVDPKADTPKCESGSEYSKSSSFHEGSKAGKGKKVGKRKGGKGRGGKNTDRPKSPLTTKLVVKDESAAADKEQSVKTETPAGSEYQVDVKVGTDDRVDSKASVKVEAPADIEHEHKVKSESVAAVETDEIPIDVGENDPSIKTEIKEENASGSGHGFEFKSPSSPSIKAEIKEESASGSDRGIDFKSPPSPPKTPVKAEDQAALGPQINKESSGSDYAVTTQEESPVISDEANTMKLAKSSSENLLQNTKGETAGSNNSDVQQECDDSPPVQIRQKVQILTYHRDADMYVRVRNAASLGYGYAHVRKDALISASGAMKAKFGNAANAIMMTDKDDSPFGLNVVFSILHHKYHELGIRPTISELYGLAQVVEKYDVAHVIVPFAEKWLIHDLNFYIIMAGENLNNERVMVMTWIFGEGRWFSRTLPKVAREATLQDGVLTGADGPFAGRIPDHLIECMSKYRLFCLRKLHKCIDEPLTALINGSRQYCRAGDATADIKESCNHQHLGGMISGLTIAGLVPFPEPERYQGSVLDLIQKLQSIRPVRYKVPGISPHIDTHQNCGIRHLQLLKAVGAEPIRLTNELYQDFKRRGQKTGVFSEELYNELKVEEIHPAVDNFKDDQDHFIQEYWELDFEVGQERKRGWCVVC, from the exons ATGGCCGGCGGGTCCCGGAGGGGCACAAGGCTCCGACTTttcactcccactcccactcccgccGTTCctatcctctctctcttctcttctcttctctccctcATATTGCTTGTCTCGACGATTTGCAACCCATCTCGAGACCAGATCATCAGCTCGAGCACCTACGTCCTCTCACCCAATCCTCCTTTTGGTTTCCTTACAATCAAAAAGATCCcaatcatcaccatgtctGACAACGGCAAGAATCCCGCTGTCACCGGCCCG AAGGGCTCACTCCCCGACGGTGGTCTCATCAATTCCCTCGAGGAGATGTTGACTTACCAGAAGGCCAAGCTGGCTTCCATGGCGGGTTCTCCCAAGGTCGACCCCAAGGCCGACACCCCCAAGTGTGAGAGTGGCTCCGAGTACTCCAAGAGCTCCTCTTTCCACGAGGGCAGCAAGGCCGGCAAGGGCAAAAAGGTCGGCAAGCGTAAGGGCGGCAAAGGCAGAGGCGGCAAGAATACCGATCGCCCCAAGTCCCCTCTGACGACCAAGTTGGTCGTCAAGGATgagtctgctgctgccgacaAAGAGCAGTCTGTCAAGACTGAGACTCCTGCCGGCTCCGAGTACCAGGTCGACGTCAAGGTCGGGACCGACGATCGTGTCGACAGCAAGGCCAGTGTCAAGGTTGAAGCTCCTGCTGATATCGAGCACGAGCACAAGGTTAAGTCTGAGTCTGTCGCTGCTGTCGAGACTGACGAGATTCCCATCGATGTTGGCGAGAATgacccctccatcaagacCGAGATCAAAGAGGAAAATGCCTCTGGCTCTGGCCACGGCTTTGAGTTCAAGAGCCCGTCCAGTCCCTCCATCAAGGctgagatcaaggaggagagcgCCTCTGGCTCTGATCGCGGCATCGATTTCAAAAGCCCGCCTAGCCCTCCCAAGACTCCCGTCAAGGCCGAGGATCAAGCTGCTTTGGGCCCTCAGATCAACAAGGAGAGCTCCGGCTCTGACTATGCCGTCACGACTCAGGAGGAGAGTCCCGTTATCTCCGACGAGGCCAATACCATGAAGCTTGCGAAGTCTTCTTCGGAGAATCTTCTCCAGAACACCAAGGGAGAGACCGCCGGCTCCAACAATTCCGATGTTCAGCAGGAGTGTGACGACAGCCCCCCTGTCCAAATTCGTCAAAAGGTCCAAATCCTGACATACCATCGAGACGCCGACATGTATGTCCGTGTCCGTAACGCCGCGTCTCTCGGTTACGG GTATGCTCATGTCCGCAAGGATGCCCTGATTTCTGCTTCGGGCGCCATGAAGGCGAAATTCGGCAATGCTGCCAATGCTATCATGATGACGGATAAAGACGATAGTCCTTTTGGGTTGAACGTTGTGTTTTCTATCCTTCACCACAAGTACCACGAACTTGGCATTCGTCCGACTATTTCTGAGCTCTATGGCCTG GCCCAGGTAGTGGAGAAGTACGATGTGGCACACGTTATTGTGCCGTTTGCCGAGAAGTGGTTGATTCATGATTTGAATTTTTATATCATCATGGCCGGGGAGAATCTCAACAACGAGCGGGTCATGGTGATGACTTGGATCTTTGGTGAGGGCCGCTGGTTCTCCCGCACTCTTCCCAAGGTTGCCCGCGAGGCTACGCTTCAGGACGGCGTCCTTACGGGCGCCGATGGTCCTTTCGCTGGAAGAATTCCGGACCACTTGATCG AATGCATGTCCAAGTATCGGCTGTTCTGCCTTCGCAAGTTGCACAAGTGCATCGATGAGCCCCTGACGGCACTGATCAACGGATCTCGTCAATACTGTCGCGCTGGCGATGCCACCGCCGACATCAAAGAATCCTGCAACCATCAGCACCTCGGAGGAATGATCTCTGGGCTGACCATCGCCGGGTTGGTCCCCTTCCCGGAGCCGGAGCGGTACCAAGGAAGCGTTTTGGACCTCATCCAGAAGCTGCAGTCCATCCGCCCTGTGCGCTACAAGGTTCCGGGTATCTCGCCCCATATTGACACGCACCAGAACTGCGGCATTCGCCATTTGCAGCTTCTCAAGGCAGTTGGGGCTGAGCCCATTCGTTTGACCAACGAGTTGTACCAAGACTTCAAGCGCCGTGGTCAGAAGACCGGCGTGTTCTCGGAGGAGCTCTACAATGAGCTCAAGGTTGAAGAGATCCATCCGGCCGTGGATAACTTCAAGGATGACCAGGATCACTTTATTCAGGAGTATTGGGAGTTGGACTTTGAAGTAggtcaagaaagaaagaggggaTGGTGCGTTGTTTGCTGA